In the genome of Neisseria animaloris, one region contains:
- a CDS encoding NAD(P)/FAD-dependent oxidoreductase — MNKPFDVAVIGAGPSGSVAAALLLKKGFSVCVLEKQHFPRFVIGESLLPHCMEMLEEAGFSDAVKAEPSFQFKNGAAFTWGKRYTYFDFTDKFSDGPGTTFQVRRAVFDKILIDEAAKQGAEVRFGHGVTAFDNSGDAAVLSVATDKGEQYELRAQFVLDASGYGRVLPRLLDLETPSDLPPRIAHFTHIDDNIDNPKFDRNKILITTHPEHRDVWLWTIPFGDNRCSIGVVGLPETLVGDAETVLKKFALECPMLAEILDKAVWENEFPFRSIQGYSANVKTLYGKHFALLGNASEFLDPVFSSGVTIAMHSSKLAADLLGKQLKGEIVDWQAGFAEPLMLGVNTFRTYVTGWYNGRFQDVIYAENRNSDISRMLSSILAGYAWDTENPYVAKSERRLDALAELVGEAKQH, encoded by the coding sequence ATGAATAAGCCGTTTGATGTCGCCGTTATCGGCGCAGGCCCTTCGGGTTCGGTTGCCGCCGCATTGCTGCTCAAAAAGGGATTCAGCGTATGCGTGTTGGAAAAACAGCATTTTCCGCGCTTTGTGATCGGCGAAAGCCTGCTACCGCATTGTATGGAAATGCTTGAGGAAGCGGGATTTTCGGATGCCGTAAAAGCCGAGCCGTCGTTTCAGTTTAAAAACGGTGCGGCTTTTACCTGGGGCAAGCGCTATACTTATTTTGATTTTACCGACAAGTTTTCAGACGGCCCCGGCACCACTTTTCAAGTGCGCCGCGCCGTGTTCGATAAAATCTTGATTGACGAAGCCGCCAAGCAAGGTGCGGAGGTGCGTTTCGGCCACGGTGTTACCGCGTTCGACAACAGCGGCGATGCGGCGGTTTTGAGCGTGGCAACCGATAAAGGCGAACAATATGAATTGCGGGCACAGTTTGTGTTGGATGCCAGCGGCTACGGGCGGGTGCTGCCGCGCCTGCTTGACTTGGAAACGCCTTCCGACCTACCGCCGCGCATCGCCCATTTCACCCATATCGACGACAATATCGACAACCCTAAATTCGACCGCAATAAAATCCTGATCACTACCCATCCCGAACACCGCGACGTATGGCTGTGGACGATTCCTTTCGGCGACAACCGCTGTTCCATCGGTGTGGTCGGCCTGCCCGAAACATTGGTCGGCGATGCGGAAACCGTGCTGAAAAAATTTGCCCTCGAATGCCCGATGCTGGCTGAAATTCTGGATAAAGCCGTGTGGGAAAACGAATTTCCGTTTCGCAGTATCCAAGGCTATTCCGCTAATGTAAAAACTTTATACGGCAAGCATTTTGCTTTGTTGGGTAATGCCTCCGAGTTTCTCGACCCCGTGTTTTCATCGGGCGTAACCATCGCCATGCATTCGTCTAAGCTGGCGGCCGATTTGCTCGGAAAGCAGCTTAAAGGCGAAATTGTCGATTGGCAGGCCGGATTTGCCGAACCGCTGATGCTGGGGGTGAACACTTTCCGCACTTATGTTACCGGCTGGTATAACGGCCGTTTCCAAGACGTGATTTATGCCGAAAACCGCAATTCCGACATCAGCCGAATGCTGTCGTCGATTTTGGCGGGTTACGCGTGGGATACCGAAAACCCTTATGTGGCGAAGTCCGAACGCCGTTTGGATGCTTTGGCCGAATTGGTAGGCGAAGCAAAACAGCATTAA
- a CDS encoding RDD family protein translates to MPDFPSAPLKRRLAAMLYEALLIGAVTAVASLLAGTVAMVLKAVSPILASLAATLLLLGAWWLYFKANWHKQGQTLPMRVWKIGLTNFHRTRPPLPQLRLRFMWACVFIVFIPLLAYAALRHLLGIPPKPAFGAALIWWILPWGFALLNPDRQFLYDYLAGTRLIDLKREK, encoded by the coding sequence ATGCCTGATTTCCCCTCCGCCCCGCTTAAACGCCGTTTAGCTGCCATGCTTTACGAAGCCCTGCTTATCGGTGCCGTTACCGCTGTTGCCTCTTTGCTCGCTGGTACCGTAGCGATGGTGTTAAAGGCAGTTTCCCCGATCCTTGCCAGCCTCGCCGCCACATTATTGCTGCTTGGCGCATGGTGGCTCTATTTCAAGGCAAACTGGCACAAACAGGGGCAAACGCTGCCTATGCGCGTCTGGAAAATCGGCCTGACCAATTTTCACCGCACCCGCCCGCCGCTGCCGCAACTACGCCTGCGTTTTATGTGGGCATGCGTGTTTATTGTTTTTATACCCCTGCTGGCTTATGCCGCTTTGCGCCACTTGCTCGGTATTCCACCCAAACCTGCATTCGGTGCAGCATTGATTTGGTGGATTCTGCCATGGGGGTTCGCACTGTTAAACCCTGACCGTCAATTCTTATACGATTATCTGGCCGGTACGAGATTGATAGATTTAAAAAGGGAAAAATAA
- a CDS encoding UPF0149 family protein, whose protein sequence is MQLRPFDEASLQRLSELLDAKAETANTMRCDEVQAYMMALLSGPDDLNTSEWLPEVVGDESLFSQEECDEIESLVMSMVLDMRMKFQEKMLPDLWLYEDAAEHPDFHTWCNAYLYALDVVPTDWFETIDDEEFEDLFYPIMALGGIYDEDENGEMVLHLTNRELTQLESELPHVLLDIYHYWQSVINKPKTIRRESEKIGRNDPCTCGSGKKYKTCCGKGAADGSRLI, encoded by the coding sequence ATGCAATTGCGACCGTTTGATGAAGCCTCTCTGCAAAGGCTGTCCGAGTTGCTTGATGCCAAAGCGGAAACCGCCAATACCATGCGTTGCGACGAAGTGCAGGCATACATGATGGCACTGCTTTCCGGCCCTGACGATTTGAATACATCCGAATGGCTGCCGGAAGTCGTCGGTGATGAAAGCCTGTTCAGCCAAGAAGAATGCGATGAAATCGAATCGCTGGTGATGAGTATGGTGTTGGACATGCGTATGAAGTTTCAAGAAAAAATGCTGCCTGATTTATGGCTGTATGAAGATGCGGCGGAGCATCCCGATTTCCATACTTGGTGTAATGCCTACCTTTATGCGCTTGATGTTGTGCCTACCGATTGGTTTGAAACCATCGACGATGAAGAATTTGAAGATTTGTTTTACCCGATTATGGCGTTGGGTGGCATTTACGACGAAGACGAAAACGGCGAAATGGTACTACACCTTACCAATAGGGAGCTGACCCAGCTCGAATCCGAACTGCCGCATGTGTTGTTGGATATTTATCACTACTGGCAAAGTGTGATTAATAAACCGAAAACCATACGCCGCGAAAGTGAAAAAATAGGCCGCAACGATCCGTGTACGTGCGGGAGCGGTAAGAAGTATAAGACTTGCTGCGGTAAAGGTGCCGCCGATGGCAGCCGGTTGATTTGA
- the hemF gene encoding oxygen-dependent coproporphyrinogen oxidase gives MHTESVLAVLKMLQNQICEALEAEDGEACFVADQWQSKLGSGESRVLKNGKVFEQAGVNFSHVKGDAMPASATAHRPELAGARFEAMGVSLVIHPKNPYVPTSHANVRFFIAYPEGKEPVWWFGGGFDLTPFYPFEADILHWHQTAAAVCAPFGEDVYPQYKKWCDEYFYLKHRGETRGVGGLFFDDLNRWDFDTCLNFIRAVGEGYIEAYRPIVARRKDTAYGERERQFQLYRRGRYVEFNLVWDRGTLFGLQSGGRTESILMSMPPLVRFEYAYEPEAGTPESRLNEFLKPRDWLEELA, from the coding sequence ATGCATACAGAATCCGTATTGGCCGTTTTGAAAATGCTGCAAAACCAAATCTGTGAAGCCTTGGAAGCGGAAGACGGCGAAGCCTGTTTCGTAGCCGACCAATGGCAAAGCAAACTCGGTAGCGGCGAGAGCCGCGTATTGAAAAACGGCAAGGTATTCGAGCAGGCCGGTGTTAATTTTTCCCATGTGAAAGGCGATGCCATGCCCGCATCCGCCACCGCACACCGCCCCGAATTGGCCGGCGCGCGCTTCGAAGCGATGGGCGTGTCGCTGGTTATTCATCCGAAAAACCCCTATGTGCCCACCAGCCATGCCAATGTGCGCTTTTTTATCGCCTATCCCGAAGGCAAAGAGCCGGTGTGGTGGTTCGGCGGCGGCTTTGATTTAACACCGTTTTATCCGTTTGAAGCAGACATTCTGCATTGGCACCAAACCGCCGCCGCCGTGTGTGCGCCTTTCGGCGAAGATGTTTATCCGCAATACAAAAAATGGTGCGACGAGTATTTTTATCTCAAGCACCGCGGCGAAACGCGCGGCGTGGGCGGGCTGTTTTTCGACGACTTGAACCGCTGGGATTTCGATACCTGCCTGAATTTCATCCGCGCCGTCGGCGAAGGCTATATCGAAGCCTACCGCCCCATCGTTGCCCGACGCAAAGATACCGCATACGGCGAGCGCGAACGCCAATTCCAGCTTTACCGTCGCGGCCGCTATGTGGAATTTAATTTGGTGTGGGACAGAGGCACGCTGTTCGGCCTGCAAAGCGGTGGGCGCACCGAAAGCATTTTGATGTCGATGCCGCCGCTGGTGCGTTTTGAATACGCCTACGAGCCGGAAGCAGGCACGCCCGAATCGCGCTTAAACGAATTTCTGAAACCGCGCGATTGGTTGGAAGAATTGGCTTAA
- a CDS encoding DUF417 family protein, translating to MEKLIQKFRQSDFDIFALRAGVFLVFLVYGIFKWMQFEVDALEAMLPKTWLVFLYPLLGAHGVSYLLGVVEGVAYISLFLGFFKPRLSIIGDILVVVTGFVTLSLLLQLGFNGFVFKDVMLIGAGLVLLKHDLKKPT from the coding sequence ATGGAAAAACTGATTCAAAAATTCCGACAATCGGATTTTGATATTTTTGCTCTTCGTGCCGGTGTGTTTCTGGTTTTTTTAGTTTACGGCATTTTCAAATGGATGCAGTTTGAAGTGGACGCTTTGGAAGCTATGCTGCCGAAAACTTGGTTGGTTTTTCTTTATCCGCTTCTAGGCGCGCATGGTGTCAGCTATCTGCTCGGTGTTGTAGAAGGCGTGGCTTATATTTCTTTGTTTCTGGGCTTTTTCAAACCGCGTTTGAGTATTATAGGAGATATTTTAGTCGTCGTTACCGGCTTTGTTACCTTAAGCCTGTTGCTGCAGCTCGGTTTTAATGGTTTCGTTTTCAAAGATGTGATGCTAATAGGTGCCGGTTTGGTGCTGTTGAAACATGATTTGAAAAAGCCGACATAA
- a CDS encoding calcium-binding protein yields MMSIKQWLGINGAESRDIDNKEFKSNNGMLKLTGQVSSETDRIEIHVYSPERDKNNKIFEQHSQVSPNNINKDGTFSAELNIPSSISGNVRAELKTFDKQGNVTTTEMTGYLDGNNQKIDIISDSGVIKDNENAWHSYSNNLEIKGQVEPGSKVVRISTGYEKPGHNMKNITQSIDEDGNFSYKLDNLPPGNHVINVASIDADGNLASELFHISVGRKPGGVIMIDEDENVWTVKGKEITGSLFDNLHPDSRAASPRITSFSVAGKHARVGESIDIDDVGTIKIENDRYTFTPLADFTGRVPDIVYYSTTQLAPGIRRSFPREPDYDDSVLSIRVNDTAGNPYEYRLETGNNARGENAELQGNMGKDVLIGDMRNSAELEINGEKIIYTVKATHDTLEGNNGNDILFGDNISTFGLGFKAEDGSDAFHALKSYVGEHLGSTNDHAVRYFIEENWSRLLDHSSNGGNDTLLGEAGNDILIGGAGDDYLFGGAGKDSYVFVTNSDSGHDTIVNFNFDQDKLVFTELLDKKRHFLEWDQEEHVLSFRGMKDGQTYHNSIKFEGIKSDVTLDDILKVQEVLG; encoded by the coding sequence ATGATGAGTATAAAACAATGGTTGGGAATCAATGGTGCCGAAAGCCGCGACATTGACAATAAAGAATTCAAATCCAATAACGGGATGCTTAAACTTACCGGTCAAGTTTCCTCGGAAACCGACAGAATCGAAATTCACGTTTACAGCCCTGAAAGAGATAAAAACAACAAAATATTCGAACAACATTCTCAAGTATCGCCCAACAACATTAATAAAGACGGCACTTTTTCAGCAGAATTGAACATTCCGTCATCAATCAGCGGCAACGTCCGTGCCGAATTAAAAACATTCGATAAACAAGGTAACGTAACCACGACGGAAATGACAGGATATTTGGACGGAAACAATCAGAAAATCGATATTATTTCCGACAGCGGCGTTATCAAAGACAATGAAAACGCATGGCACAGCTATTCCAACAATTTGGAAATCAAAGGACAAGTGGAACCGGGCAGTAAAGTGGTCCGCATCAGCACAGGCTATGAAAAACCCGGCCACAATATGAAAAACATCACACAATCAATTGATGAAGACGGCAACTTTTCCTACAAGCTCGACAACCTTCCTCCCGGCAACCATGTTATCAACGTAGCTTCCATCGATGCCGACGGCAATCTTGCATCAGAGCTGTTTCACATCAGTGTCGGCCGCAAACCCGGCGGTGTGATTATGATTGATGAAGATGAAAATGTTTGGACCGTCAAAGGCAAAGAAATTACCGGTTCTCTATTCGATAACCTACATCCCGATTCCCGCGCCGCTTCGCCGCGCATCACTTCTTTTTCCGTGGCAGGAAAACATGCCCGTGTTGGAGAATCGATAGACATCGATGATGTGGGCACCATCAAAATTGAAAACGACCGCTATACATTCACCCCTCTTGCCGATTTCACCGGACGTGTCCCCGATATTGTTTACTATTCTACCACCCAGCTTGCTCCCGGTATCCGTCGCTCCTTTCCGCGAGAGCCGGATTATGATGACTCCGTATTATCTATCCGCGTAAACGATACCGCCGGCAATCCTTACGAATACAGATTGGAAACAGGCAACAACGCCCGCGGAGAGAATGCCGAGCTGCAAGGCAATATGGGTAAAGATGTTTTAATCGGCGATATGCGCAATAGTGCCGAATTGGAAATCAACGGTGAAAAAATAATCTATACCGTTAAAGCTACCCACGATACTCTGGAAGGCAATAACGGCAACGATATTTTATTCGGCGACAACATCAGCACGTTTGGGCTGGGTTTCAAAGCGGAAGACGGCAGCGATGCCTTCCACGCCTTGAAAAGCTATGTCGGCGAACATCTCGGCAGTACAAACGACCATGCCGTACGTTATTTCATTGAAGAAAACTGGTCGCGACTGCTCGACCACAGCAGCAACGGCGGTAACGATACCCTGCTTGGCGAAGCGGGCAACGACATATTGATCGGCGGAGCCGGCGACGACTATTTATTCGGCGGTGCGGGAAAAGACAGTTACGTGTTCGTTACCAACAGCGACAGCGGCCACGATACTATCGTCAACTTCAATTTCGACCAAGACAAATTGGTGTTTACCGAACTGCTGGATAAAAAACGGCACTTTCTGGAATGGGATCAGGAAGAGCATGTTTTATCTTTCCGCGGTATGAAAGACGGCCAAACTTATCACAATTCGATAAAATTCGAAGGTATCAAATCCGATGTTACTTTGGATGATATTTTAAAAGTTCAGGAAGTCTTAGGTTGA
- a CDS encoding TrmH family RNA methyltransferase has protein sequence MKQITSAHNEQLKHLSKLLSQAKARREHRQTVLEGVHLLQAYLQVGLPVQQVYVPESKVHQTEIGELLALLPEGAVTVVSHAALSKITSLSEAEDVMALIVVPEPPTLPKQGDCVVLERVQDPGNVGTIIRSAAASGVKQLVLSADCADVWSPKVLRSGMGAHFLLDIFPRVDLPQWCADYSGKIWATALSERNNHSLYGMDLREPAAWIFGNEGSGISRQLLAQVNGCVKIPMTGQTESLNVAMAATVCLFEQMRQRLQIKSV, from the coding sequence ATGAAACAGATTACTTCAGCCCATAACGAACAACTCAAGCATCTTTCCAAGCTGCTTTCTCAAGCCAAAGCGCGGCGCGAACACAGGCAAACGGTACTGGAAGGCGTACATCTTTTGCAAGCCTATTTACAGGTAGGCTTGCCCGTGCAACAGGTTTATGTGCCTGAATCTAAAGTGCATCAAACCGAAATCGGCGAATTGTTGGCATTATTGCCCGAGGGTGCCGTTACGGTGGTAAGCCATGCCGCTTTGTCGAAAATCACCAGTCTTTCCGAGGCGGAAGACGTGATGGCTCTGATTGTGGTTCCCGAACCGCCGACATTGCCGAAGCAGGGCGATTGCGTGGTGCTGGAGCGCGTGCAGGACCCCGGCAATGTCGGCACGATTATCCGCAGTGCTGCGGCTTCGGGGGTAAAACAGTTGGTTTTGAGTGCGGACTGTGCCGATGTGTGGTCGCCGAAAGTATTGCGTTCCGGCATGGGCGCACATTTTTTACTCGATATTTTTCCCCGTGTCGATTTGCCGCAATGGTGTGCGGATTACTCCGGCAAAATCTGGGCGACGGCTTTGTCGGAACGCAATAATCACAGCCTTTACGGGATGGATTTGCGCGAACCTGCGGCATGGATATTCGGCAACGAAGGCAGCGGCATCAGCAGGCAACTGCTGGCGCAAGTGAATGGTTGCGTGAAAATTCCTATGACCGGGCAAACCGAATCGCTGAACGTGGCAATGGCGGCAACGGTGTGTTTGTTCGAGCAAATGCGCCAACGGCTTCAAATAAAGTCCGTTTAA